One Mus musculus strain C57BL/6J chromosome Y, GRCm38.p6 C57BL/6J DNA segment encodes these proteins:
- the Gm21412 gene encoding Y-linked testis-specific protein 1-like: MTSLKKKSRRKPSSQALGNIVGCRISHGWKEGNEPVTHWKAIILGQLPTNPSLYLVKYDGIDSVYGQELHSDERILNLKVLPHKVVFLQVRDVHLASALVCREVQHKFEGKDGSEDNWSGMVLAQVPFLQDYFYISYKKDPVLYVYQLLDDYKEGNLHIIPETPLAEARSGDDNDFLIGSWVQYTRDDGSKKFGKVVYKVLANSTVYFIKFLGDLHIYVYTLVSNIT; encoded by the coding sequence atgacatcactcaagaagaagagtaggaggaagccttcttcccaggccctggggaatattgttggctgcagaatttctcacgggtggaaggaaggtaatgagcctgtcacccattggaaggccatcattctaggtcaactgccaacaaacccttctctttatttggtgaagtatgacggaattgacagtgtctacggacaggagctccacagcgatgagaggattttaaatcttaaggtcttgcctcacaaagtagtttttcttcaggtgagggatgtccacctcgccagcgccctggtttgcagagaggtacaacacaaatttgaggggaaagatggctctgaggacaactggagtgggatggtgctagcccaggtgccattcttacaggactatttttacatttcctacaagaaggatccggtcctctacgtctatcagctcctggatgactacaaggaaggtaacctccacatcattccagagacccctctggctgaggcgagatcaggtgatgacaatgacttcttaataggttcctgggtgcagtacaccagagatgatggatccaaaaagttcggaaaggttgtttacaaagttctagccaattctactgtgtactttatcaaatttctcggtgacctacatatctatgtctatactctggtgtcaaatatcacttaa